Proteins encoded by one window of Methanoculleus thermophilus:
- a CDS encoding PspC domain-containing protein, translated as MKKLTRSRTDRWIAGICGGIGEYLEIDPNVIRVIWVIFTVVTGFVIGIVIYLLLWLILPESGQVRPTEVLEGT; from the coding sequence ATGAAGAAATTAACCCGTTCAAGAACTGACCGGTGGATCGCCGGAATATGCGGCGGCATAGGAGAATACCTCGAGATCGACCCGAACGTCATCCGGGTGATCTGGGTCATCTTCACCGTGGTCACAGGGTTTGTCATCGGGATCGTCATCTACCTCCTGCTCTGGCTCATCCTGCCGGAGAGCGGACAGGTGCGCCCGACTGAAGTGTTAGAGGGAACGTAG